A window of Verrucomicrobiia bacterium genomic DNA:
CCGCGGAGGGGTTGCACTGCGGGATGCACACTTCCGGGCCAAACGCGCCTTCGAACCACCCTGCGGGCATTCCGCACAGACCGGCTTCCGGGTGGAATTGGCACCAGAGCAGCCGGACCATCGCCGCGTGGACGTATCGCGCTTCGGCTCCGAAGGGCCCGGCGCATTGCCATGGCGCCTTCGCCTCGTCGAGGACTGCCAGAGCCATGCCTTCGTCAGTTTGTCGCCATCCCAGGAACCGGGTCGGGCCCTTCCAGACTCCGGCACGGTTGAATCGGGGCCGCAAGCTCAAGAGCAGCTCGGACTCGCGCGCGAGGGCGTCCGTTTCGCTGCGGACCTCCTCCCACGCAATCCGGCGGACCAGGTGGAGCATGCGAACGATTCTCCGCGGCAATCGGTCCGGGTTTGCGATCCGGTAGCTGCCGAGCCGACGCTGCAAATTCCTGGCTTTGCCGACGTAAAGCACCCGGTCCTCCGCGTCATGCATGAGGTACACGCCAGGGGTGGTGGGCACCTGACGAAAGAACTCCCGGCCAAACCGATCCGTCAACGGTTGCGGGTCCGGCCAGAATCGCGGCTGCATCTGCGGCATCGTGGGGGTTGTGGATAGCGTCCCGTTGACTTCCTGGAAAGCAGGGACTACCCACACGGGTAGTAATGTCGCCATTGACTGACGCACAGCGCCGCGTCTTCGAGCTGGTGCGCTCCAAGGTCGCCAGCGGCGAGCCGGCTCCGACCCTCCGGGAGATTGCCGCCACTTTCGGCTGGAAGAGCAAACGGGCGGCGGCCTGCCACCTGCAAGCGATCGTCGCCAAGGGCTGGCTCACGTCGGATCCCGGCAAAGCGCGTTCGCTGCGGCTCGCGGGGCCGGGCCGGCGGGGATCTCCAGCGACCGCCGCGATCCCCCTGCTGGGGTCCATCCCAGCCGGATTCGGAGCCGAGCGGGAGGCGGAGGACGGCGGGGAATGTGTCCCGGTGGCCGTGGACACCCTGGGATTCAAGCCGACCCGCAACACCTTTGCGCTCCGGGTCAGCGGAGATTCCA
This region includes:
- a CDS encoding nucleotide excision repair endonuclease, with the translated sequence MQPRFWPDPQPLTDRFGREFFRQVPTTPGVYLMHDAEDRVLYVGKARNLQRRLGSYRIANPDRLPRRIVRMLHLVRRIAWEEVRSETDALARESELLLSLRPRFNRAGVWKGPTRFLGWRQTDEGMALAVLDEAKAPWQCAGPFGAEARYVHAAMVRLLWCQFHPEAGLCGMPAGWFEGAFGPEVCIPQCNPSAVAEAGERLCDLASTRHDSFQDWLSPPAHPFEAPCREADLELVIERLVTRLVPRAVA
- the lexA gene encoding transcriptional repressor LexA, with protein sequence MSPLTDAQRRVFELVRSKVASGEPAPTLREIAATFGWKSKRAAACHLQAIVAKGWLTSDPGKARSLRLAGPGRRGSPATAAIPLLGSIPAGFGAEREAEDGGECVPVAVDTLGFKPTRNTFALRVSGDSMIGRHICDGDIAVFEHGPEPRPGQIVAALIDRKNTLKTFVVRKGRPFLKAENPKYPDLIPSEELMIQGVFRALIRRVAE